A stretch of the Balneola vulgaris DSM 17893 genome encodes the following:
- a CDS encoding tyrosine recombinase XerC — translation MKVTIDKYLRYLSVEKNASPHTITSYENDLLNFLDFCTHQFEKESDKIDLAQIDRLTIRLWLGNLSEEGLAKSSIARKVASLRSFFKYSFSRGYIQKNPAHLLVVPKKDKTLPKTTTPEDIQRMMDVVNTDTPKGKQSRAVLELFYATGIRLSELIGLDISHLDLHKKQITVLGKGNKQRIIPLGNRAYEALKDHLETKEKLFGSRTDNDALKAVFLAGNGQRMYARYAQRIVEKYLSKTSEVTQKSPHVLRHSFATHMLNNGADIRIIKEFLGHSNLSATQIYTHTSVERLKNVYEHAHPRAKTK, via the coding sequence ATGAAAGTGACTATTGATAAATATCTCCGATATTTGAGTGTTGAAAAGAATGCCTCTCCTCACACCATCACTTCGTATGAAAATGATCTCCTCAATTTTCTCGATTTTTGTACCCATCAATTTGAAAAAGAAAGTGATAAAATTGATCTAGCTCAGATAGACCGACTTACTATTAGGCTTTGGTTAGGAAATTTATCTGAAGAGGGATTAGCAAAAAGTAGTATAGCTCGTAAAGTAGCTTCTCTAAGATCATTTTTTAAATACAGTTTTAGTCGAGGGTATATCCAAAAAAATCCAGCTCATCTGTTGGTGGTTCCTAAAAAAGACAAGACACTTCCTAAAACTACTACGCCGGAAGACATCCAACGAATGATGGATGTAGTAAACACAGACACTCCCAAAGGAAAGCAGAGTCGGGCTGTATTGGAACTTTTTTATGCAACGGGTATTCGTTTAAGTGAACTAATTGGTTTAGATATATCACATTTAGATTTACATAAAAAACAAATAACCGTACTTGGTAAAGGCAATAAACAACGCATCATCCCATTAGGTAATAGAGCTTATGAAGCTCTTAAAGATCATCTTGAGACTAAAGAAAAATTGTTTGGAAGCAGAACGGATAACGATGCTTTGAAGGCTGTATTTTTAGCTGGAAACGGACAAAGAATGTATGCACGATACGCTCAACGGATAGTTGAGAAATATTTAAGTAAAACAAGCGAGGTTACACAAAAAAGCCCTCACGTGTTAAGACATAGCTTTGCAACGCATATGCTTAATAACGGGGCAGACATCAGAATCATTAAGGAGTTCCTGGGTCATTCCAATTTATCAGCAACCCAGATCTACACACATACAAGTGTAGAACGCCTCAAGAATGTGTATGAGCATGCACATCCGAGAGCTAAAACAAAATAA
- the hpf gene encoding ribosome hibernation-promoting factor, HPF/YfiA family encodes MNISITSRHFDASENLKEFSIGSVEKLEQFYDRIVSCDIILEPTSDPKHPQKAEIIIKVPRKVIAVNEKAETYEKAISDAVDVATRQIKRYKEKLHAVH; translated from the coding sequence ATGAATATTTCAATAACATCACGCCATTTTGATGCAAGCGAGAATCTTAAAGAATTTAGTATTGGAAGCGTTGAAAAACTCGAACAATTTTACGACAGAATTGTCTCTTGCGATATTATATTAGAACCAACTTCTGATCCCAAGCACCCTCAAAAAGCTGAGATCATTATTAAAGTGCCCAGAAAAGTAATTGCTGTTAATGAGAAAGCCGAGACCTACGAAAAAGCAATTTCAGATGCGGTGGATGTAGCCACTCGTCAAATCAAACGATATAAAGAAAAACTACACGCTGTACATTAA
- the hprK gene encoding HPr(Ser) kinase/phosphatase, whose amino-acid sequence MPFSPSQPIPKKEQISVSYIVQKLKQRVQINLIACTNTETSEDKFVTEADLHRPGMALAGYVDLFTYQRIQILGNTESQFLNNLDIDKRKEAFSFITKFDIPVIFLTDGNTLPPELIEMANNAGIPVYTSSLETTRFMFLLRDFLEDQFAVQTMVHGAMVDVYGIGILITGKSGIGKSEVALDLIERGHRLVADDVVMLTKKSNVLMSSATEMSKHFMEIRGLGIVDVMSMFGIRSIRYQKRLEVVLELTLWDETEDIERTGLNHDSVSVLDLDIPLIQLPITPGKNITVIAEVIAMNYLLKHYGYDPAKAFQDRIQSQIALKTKGMHQGPKRAIEYFEGDLE is encoded by the coding sequence ATGCCATTTTCACCTAGCCAGCCCATTCCCAAAAAAGAACAAATTAGTGTTAGTTACATTGTTCAAAAATTGAAACAGCGTGTTCAAATTAATTTGATTGCATGTACAAACACTGAAACTTCAGAAGATAAATTTGTAACCGAGGCCGATTTACATCGGCCGGGAATGGCGCTAGCAGGGTATGTGGATTTATTTACCTACCAACGAATTCAAATTCTTGGGAATACCGAATCTCAGTTCTTAAATAATTTAGACATTGATAAGCGAAAAGAAGCCTTTTCCTTCATCACTAAATTTGATATACCTGTAATATTCCTAACTGATGGTAACACACTCCCACCTGAGCTCATAGAAATGGCCAATAACGCAGGTATACCCGTCTATACCTCATCCTTAGAAACCACACGATTCATGTTTCTTCTTAGAGATTTTCTAGAAGACCAGTTTGCTGTGCAAACAATGGTTCATGGAGCAATGGTTGATGTTTATGGTATAGGAATCCTTATTACAGGTAAATCAGGTATTGGTAAAAGTGAAGTCGCTTTAGACTTAATTGAACGTGGGCACCGCTTAGTGGCTGACGATGTTGTGATGTTAACCAAAAAGAGTAATGTGTTAATGTCTTCGGCAACGGAGATGAGTAAACATTTTATGGAGATTCGTGGGTTAGGAATCGTTGATGTAATGTCGATGTTTGGTATTCGATCTATTCGATACCAAAAAAGATTAGAGGTAGTGTTAGAATTAACTTTATGGGATGAAACCGAAGACATTGAACGAACAGGATTAAACCATGACTCTGTATCTGTTCTAGATTTAGACATACCATTAATTCAACTCCCTATCACCCCTGGTAAAAACATCACCGTAATTGCAGAAGTAATAGCCATGAATTATTTATTGAAACATTATGGCTACGATCCCGCAAAAGCCTTCCAAGATAGAATTCAATCTCAAATTGCTTTAAAAACTAAAGGAATGCATCAAGGACCTAAAAGAGCTATTGAATACTTTGAAGGTGATTTGGAGTAA
- a CDS encoding M23 family metallopeptidase, producing the protein MPLKNHFYYDEQKCEFIPIEYNKAEQVVYNLSVWILTGVVLSGLGIMLLSNFVGTPAELALKAENDALAAQLEETKESILSIDEQLQEIAKNDNEIYRSVLGLEDISSDEREAGTGGALPDEELDVFSESTAELLRWTTNKLNNLERKINIQKLSFEELKEAYNNNAEKLKHIPAIKPTKGILLSSFGMRDHPVLGYTRMHAAADFRADIGSEVYATANGTIKYVGLRGTLGRIVVIDHGYGYETLYAHLSSVPKGLKKGNKVNRGDLIAYSGNSGLTEGPHLHYEVHLNDIKVDPINYLFADISPEEYLMFKEFAKTNTKSMD; encoded by the coding sequence ATGCCATTAAAGAATCATTTCTATTACGACGAACAAAAATGTGAATTTATACCTATCGAGTATAATAAAGCAGAGCAAGTCGTATATAACTTATCTGTATGGATACTCACGGGTGTGGTATTATCCGGCTTAGGGATAATGCTATTATCCAATTTTGTAGGTACACCTGCTGAATTAGCATTGAAGGCTGAAAATGATGCCCTTGCTGCACAACTTGAAGAGACAAAAGAGTCGATCCTTTCCATTGATGAACAGCTTCAGGAAATAGCTAAAAATGACAACGAAATATATAGATCTGTACTCGGACTAGAAGATATTTCATCTGATGAACGAGAAGCAGGTACAGGTGGTGCGCTCCCAGATGAAGAACTTGATGTATTTTCAGAATCGACGGCAGAGTTATTACGTTGGACCACTAATAAGCTGAATAATCTAGAGCGTAAAATAAATATTCAGAAACTCAGCTTTGAAGAATTGAAGGAAGCCTACAATAATAATGCTGAGAAATTAAAACACATTCCTGCAATTAAACCTACTAAAGGTATTCTTCTAAGTAGCTTTGGAATGCGAGATCATCCAGTGTTAGGTTACACAAGAATGCATGCCGCTGCCGACTTTAGAGCAGACATCGGAAGTGAAGTATATGCTACTGCAAACGGTACCATCAAATATGTTGGCTTAAGAGGTACTCTTGGTCGTATTGTAGTGATAGATCACGGTTATGGATACGAAACACTCTATGCCCATCTTTCTTCGGTTCCAAAAGGATTGAAAAAAGGAAATAAAGTAAACCGTGGAGATCTAATCGCATATTCTGGTAATTCAGGGTTAACAGAAGGTCCGCATCTTCACTATGAAGTACATCTTAATGATATCAAAGTAGATCCTATCAACTACCTATTTGCGGATATCTCACCTGAGGAATATTTGATGTTCAAAGAATTTGCTAAGACAAATACTAAATCAATGGATTAA
- a CDS encoding M28 family metallopeptidase — MRKHLLLPFLILFLSTSLFNSVAQSHVSEPQSDWAQSLIKDALKSNFGFNRLTHLTDYYGPRLSGSKTLEDAIDWIVSEMENDGFDRVWKQPVMVPHWVRGKESAILNTPIKKELPMLSMGGSAGTNGKALTAEVLVVTSFEDLENKSELAKGKIVLFNAPFTSYGKTVQYRMNGASAAAKHGAIASIIASVASYSMQTPHTGTMNYEDGVAKIPHAAITVEDANLIERFSKRGETVEITLNMEAKTLEDALSHNVIAEIKGSEYPDEIIVMGGHIDSWDVGQGAMDDGGGCVAAWEALRLIKQSGIRPKRTIRVVLWTNEENGLRGANEYHRWVKEEEKSLNKHILAIESDSGVFDPIGFGFSGSDEAYNILVEIGKELRKADSGEVRKGGGGADIGPLMQDGVPGMGLVVDGSKYFWFHHTAADTIDKLNIDDFNESVATMAVFAALVADITITLPR; from the coding sequence ATGCGAAAACATCTACTCCTCCCCTTTCTAATACTATTTCTTAGTACTTCTCTATTTAATTCAGTTGCCCAATCTCACGTCTCGGAACCACAAAGTGATTGGGCTCAAAGCCTAATCAAAGATGCGTTAAAAAGTAATTTTGGGTTTAATCGACTTACGCACTTAACCGATTACTATGGTCCCAGATTAAGTGGCTCAAAAACTTTAGAAGATGCAATTGACTGGATCGTTTCAGAAATGGAAAACGATGGATTTGACCGTGTTTGGAAACAACCTGTAATGGTTCCACATTGGGTTCGAGGTAAAGAATCTGCAATTCTAAACACACCCATAAAAAAAGAATTACCCATGCTTAGTATGGGCGGCAGTGCTGGGACAAATGGGAAAGCCCTTACCGCTGAGGTGTTAGTAGTTACATCTTTTGAAGATCTAGAGAATAAATCTGAATTAGCAAAAGGTAAGATAGTACTCTTTAATGCTCCCTTCACAAGTTATGGCAAAACGGTTCAATATAGAATGAATGGTGCTTCAGCGGCAGCCAAACATGGTGCTATAGCAAGCATAATCGCTTCTGTAGCCTCTTATTCAATGCAAACGCCTCATACTGGCACTATGAACTATGAAGATGGTGTAGCTAAAATTCCACACGCTGCAATTACTGTAGAGGATGCGAATCTCATTGAGCGATTTTCTAAACGAGGTGAAACTGTAGAAATCACCCTCAACATGGAAGCAAAAACTTTAGAAGATGCATTATCCCATAACGTAATTGCCGAAATTAAAGGTAGTGAGTACCCTGATGAAATTATTGTAATGGGTGGACATATAGACTCTTGGGACGTAGGCCAAGGTGCAATGGATGATGGTGGCGGTTGTGTAGCTGCTTGGGAAGCTCTTAGACTTATCAAGCAAAGTGGTATCAGGCCTAAACGAACAATCAGGGTTGTGCTATGGACAAACGAAGAAAATGGATTGCGTGGGGCTAATGAATATCATCGCTGGGTTAAAGAGGAAGAGAAAAGTTTAAACAAACATATACTAGCTATAGAATCAGATAGTGGAGTATTTGACCCCATTGGTTTTGGATTTAGTGGCAGCGATGAAGCCTATAATATACTAGTGGAAATTGGAAAAGAATTACGCAAAGCCGATTCAGGTGAAGTAAGAAAAGGCGGCGGTGGTGCTGATATTGGACCACTTATGCAAGATGGCGTGCCTGGAATGGGACTAGTTGTGGATGGCAGTAAATACTTCTGGTTTCATCATACCGCAGCTGATACGATCGACAAACTGAACATTGATGATTTTAACGAGTCGGTTGCTACCATGGCCGTTTTTGCAGCATTAGTTGCTGATATCACTATTACATTACCACGATAA
- a CDS encoding TrmH family RNA methyltransferase encodes MNKELEEYLREFISLERWDRINNVLEQRTRKITVVLEDIYQPHNASAVLRSCDGFGIQDVHIIENRNQFDASSEVTIGADQWLDLHRYNKTNHDNVSECFTELRNKGYKIVATTPHEQDSNLNELALSTPIALVFGTELEGVTDQVKEQADAFVKIPMHGFSESFNISVSAAICLYDTTTRLRKERLDWMLSENEKSEIRIEWLKKSIKAGDQLVKRFMEEHKEAH; translated from the coding sequence ATGAATAAGGAATTAGAAGAGTATTTACGTGAATTCATCTCACTTGAACGATGGGATCGAATAAATAACGTATTAGAGCAACGGACTCGAAAAATAACCGTTGTACTTGAGGATATCTATCAACCGCATAACGCAAGTGCGGTATTGCGTAGTTGTGATGGCTTTGGGATTCAAGATGTGCATATCATTGAAAATCGAAATCAATTCGATGCTTCATCTGAAGTAACTATTGGAGCTGATCAGTGGCTAGATCTTCATAGATATAACAAGACTAACCATGATAATGTATCTGAATGTTTTACTGAATTAAGAAATAAAGGCTATAAAATTGTAGCTACTACGCCTCATGAGCAGGATTCTAATCTGAATGAATTAGCCTTATCTACGCCTATTGCTTTAGTATTTGGTACCGAACTTGAAGGGGTGACCGATCAAGTAAAAGAACAGGCGGATGCTTTCGTAAAAATCCCAATGCATGGTTTTAGTGAAAGTTTTAATATTTCAGTGAGTGCCGCTATATGTTTATATGATACTACCACACGTTTAAGAAAAGAACGTTTGGATTGGATGCTATCAGAGAATGAAAAATCTGAAATCAGAATTGAATGGTTGAAGAAATCTATTAAAGCGGGTGATCAGCTTGTTAAGAGATTCATGGAAGAGCATAAAGAAGCTCATTAA
- a CDS encoding response regulator transcription factor, giving the protein MNILVVEDDPSVRTLVKAVLEHNGNSVSTAETAHDGQTMAVENDYEMIVLDLGLPDGDGYEVCKHLRDEGITTPVLVLSGEQETDVKVKCLKVGADDYLTKPFNTEELLARMEAIKRRTESSGDQLLTCGELKVDLLKREFMVNNEKVQLTNNEFNLLVYFLKNKNRIITQEELAEKVWDIHFDTQTNYINVYISYLRKKIREYTETDYIETIRKKGFTFRCE; this is encoded by the coding sequence ATGAATATACTAGTTGTTGAAGATGATCCATCCGTAAGAACGCTTGTTAAAGCAGTTCTAGAGCACAATGGAAATTCGGTAAGTACTGCCGAAACAGCCCATGATGGACAAACAATGGCTGTAGAGAACGACTACGAAATGATTGTTCTTGACTTGGGATTACCAGATGGAGACGGGTATGAAGTTTGTAAACATCTTCGAGATGAAGGGATTACAACTCCAGTATTAGTTCTTTCAGGTGAACAAGAAACAGACGTCAAAGTAAAGTGCTTAAAAGTAGGTGCTGATGATTATCTCACCAAGCCATTTAATACGGAAGAACTTTTAGCCCGTATGGAGGCGATTAAAAGAAGAACCGAATCTTCTGGTGATCAACTTCTTACATGTGGCGAACTCAAAGTTGACCTGCTCAAGCGTGAATTCATGGTTAACAATGAGAAAGTACAGCTTACTAATAATGAGTTTAATTTATTGGTTTACTTCTTGAAGAATAAAAACCGAATTATTACTCAAGAAGAACTTGCTGAAAAAGTTTGGGATATTCACTTCGATACTCAAACCAATTATATAAATGTGTACATCAGCTATTTGAGGAAAAAAATACGTGAGTACACTGAAACTGATTACATTGAAACAATCAGAAAAAAAGGATTCACATTTAGATGTGAATAA
- a CDS encoding alpha/beta hydrolase: MKEVLISGKTSFKIEVPYKLYEVGEKGEKPLIIYLHGYRQNIEKFEKLVEPMLSLKAYHLFIQGPYPIYDETRSVNVSQWGRAWYLYDGNRGQFTKSLELASEFIQEIVDGLLPNIDVNKITLFGYSMGGYLAGYFALSRWKHVNEAIVVGARIKTEVFEDRLEDAKHIHFLALHGKNDQSVFPGPQQQEIEKLKALGYSAEFVEIDDAHKLTEPFVVETINWLQKHEFEYSN, from the coding sequence ATGAAAGAAGTACTCATCTCAGGCAAAACTTCATTTAAAATTGAAGTTCCATATAAACTATATGAAGTAGGCGAGAAAGGTGAAAAACCTTTGATAATCTATTTACATGGATATAGGCAGAATATTGAGAAGTTTGAAAAATTAGTAGAGCCAATGCTTTCCTTGAAAGCCTATCATTTATTTATTCAAGGACCTTATCCAATCTATGATGAGACTAGATCCGTAAATGTATCTCAATGGGGTAGAGCTTGGTATTTGTATGATGGCAATAGAGGTCAATTTACAAAGTCGTTAGAGCTTGCCTCAGAATTCATTCAAGAAATAGTAGATGGGTTACTTCCCAACATCGACGTTAATAAAATCACTTTATTCGGATATTCAATGGGTGGTTATTTAGCCGGTTACTTCGCTCTTTCTAGGTGGAAACATGTAAACGAAGCTATTGTAGTAGGTGCTCGCATAAAAACGGAAGTGTTTGAAGATCGGTTGGAAGATGCAAAACATATTCATTTTTTGGCCCTTCACGGCAAAAATGACCAGAGTGTATTTCCCGGTCCTCAGCAACAAGAAATTGAAAAATTGAAGGCATTAGGTTATAGTGCTGAGTTCGTAGAAATTGACGACGCACACAAATTAACGGAGCCATTTGTTGTTGAAACAATCAATTGGCTTCAGAAACATGAATTCGAATATTCAAATTAG
- the bioB gene encoding biotin synthase BioB: MSVIRNDWTKEEISEIYNTPLMELIYRAATIHREYHKTGEVQVCTLLSIKTGGCSEDCSYCPQSARYDTGVKAEKMMPKEMILAAAERAKDAGSTRFCMGAAWRSARKTKDFDEVLDVVSSVADLGLEVCATLGMLNDEQAAKLKEAGLYAYNHNLDSSEDFYKKIITTRTYEDRLDTIKKVQDNNISVCSGGIIGMGESHEDRIGLLYTLSNLETHPESVPVNALIAVEGTPMENQPKVPSWDMARMIATARILMPKSMVRLSAGRVRMNFEEQALCFMAGANSIFTGEKLLTTNNNELDEDMHMFELFGLTPRPAYKDAKPEHVPVGV; encoded by the coding sequence ATGTCAGTAATTAGAAACGACTGGACCAAAGAAGAAATTTCAGAAATATACAATACTCCATTAATGGAGCTCATCTATAGAGCAGCTACTATACACCGAGAATATCATAAAACAGGTGAAGTTCAAGTTTGCACCCTTTTATCTATTAAAACAGGTGGATGTTCAGAGGATTGTTCTTACTGCCCTCAATCTGCACGTTACGATACGGGAGTAAAGGCTGAAAAAATGATGCCTAAAGAAATGATTTTAGCGGCCGCTGAACGCGCAAAAGATGCAGGTTCTACTCGCTTTTGTATGGGCGCTGCTTGGAGAAGCGCACGTAAAACTAAAGATTTTGACGAAGTATTAGATGTAGTGTCTTCTGTTGCTGATCTTGGCTTAGAAGTTTGTGCTACTCTAGGTATGCTTAATGATGAACAAGCAGCTAAGCTAAAAGAAGCTGGGTTATATGCATACAATCATAACCTTGATTCAAGTGAAGACTTCTATAAAAAAATCATCACTACTCGTACCTATGAAGACCGTTTAGATACCATTAAAAAAGTTCAGGATAATAACATATCTGTTTGTTCAGGCGGTATAATTGGAATGGGCGAATCGCATGAAGACAGAATTGGACTTCTATACACACTATCAAATTTAGAAACACACCCAGAATCAGTTCCTGTAAATGCTTTAATAGCTGTAGAAGGAACCCCTATGGAAAACCAACCTAAAGTACCTTCTTGGGATATGGCACGCATGATTGCTACTGCAAGAATATTGATGCCAAAATCGATGGTTAGACTGTCTGCAGGTAGAGTTAGAATGAATTTCGAAGAACAAGCACTGTGTTTTATGGCTGGTGCTAATTCGATCTTTACAGGCGAGAAGCTGTTAACAACCAATAACAACGAACTTGATGAAGATATGCATATGTTCGAATTATTTGGATTAACCCCTCGTCCTGCGTATAAAGATGCTAAACCAGAACATGTACCCGTAGGAGTATAA